From the Solanum pennellii chromosome 4, SPENNV200 genome, one window contains:
- the LOC107016868 gene encoding uncharacterized protein LOC107016868 — protein MTITKKLERQKLKAMEPKRGNELDGFKAEEYWLNKEGCPVGTVPIRKITKKQLQRDLDASMSLGNQYFGYNWIDVHPSLNGDTRTHLYTKWTVDSYQKTGCYNTKCPGFIQLSRTIPIDYAFPRTSEIESYYKEEVLLRLYQTKYFDYHLTMPVMNEEIGMWPYEVFNKLTENAGDLVQYGGKVYTPGGQYITPPMGNGQFRGGHWLLTSYMRKVLYEIEVDGHKQQVSPDESKVEPRESRCFYEGNHYNAKDGYWDYNFLFGGAGGGDQSEFCQY, from the exons ATGACGATCACGAAGAAGCTTGAAAGACAAAAGTTAAAAGCTATGGAGCCAAAAAGGGGAAACGAATTGGATGGTTTCAAGGCGGAGGAATATTGGTTGAATAAAGAAGGATGTCCAGTTGGAACTGTGCCGATAcgtaaaataacaaagaaacaaCTCCAAAGGGATCTAGATGCCTCCATGAGCTTGGGTAATCAGTACTTTGGATATAATTGGATTGAT GTGCATCCAAGTTTGAATGGTGACACACGAACTCATTTGTATACCAAGTGGACA GTGGATAGCTATCAGAAAACAGGATGTTACAACACAAAGTGTCCGGGATTTATCCAATTAAGTCGTACAATACCTATAGATTATGCTTTTCCAAGGACCTCAGAAATAGAAAGTTATTACAAAGAGGAAGTGCTTCTCAGGTTGTATCAG acaaaatattttgattatcaTCTTACTATGCCGGTGATGAATGAGGAGATAGGAATGTGGCCCTATGAAGTGTTCAACAAATTGACTGAAAATGCAGGGGACTTAGTGCAATACGGAGGGAAAGTGTACACACCAGGAGGTCAATATATTACGCCTCCTATGGGAAATGGTCAATTTAGAGGAGGACATTGGCTGCTCACTAGTTATATGCGCAAAGTCTTGTATGAAATAGAAGTAGATGGCCACAAACAACAAGTTTCACCAGATGAATCTAAGGTTGAACCTCGTGAATCAAGGTGTTTTTACGAAGGCAATCATTATAATGCAAAGGATGGCTACTGGGACTATAACTTTTTATTTGGGGGTGCAGGTGGTGGAGATCAAAGTGAATTTTGTCAGTATTAG